In Thunnus thynnus chromosome 11, fThuThy2.1, whole genome shotgun sequence, the following proteins share a genomic window:
- the rprma gene encoding protein reprimo A — translation MNNTGFNQTEGGLFNKTEEVFCCNFSSVVTDNGFVAAAPDERSLFIMRVVQIAVMCVLSLTVVFGIFFLGCNLLIKSEGMINFLVTDRRPSKETEAVIVGAY, via the coding sequence ATGAATAACACCGGGTTCAACCAAACGGAAGGCGGACTCTTCAACAAGACAGAGGAGGTTTTCTGCTGCAACTTTTCATCCGTGGTGACTGATAACGGCTTTGTGGCCGCCGCTCCGGATGAGAGGAGCCTCTTCATCATGAGGGTGGTCCAGATAGCCGTCATGTGCGTTTTGTCCCTCACTGTGGtgtttggcatatttttctTGGGTTGCAACCTTCTCATAAAGTCAGAGGGGATGATAAACTTTTTGGTAACGGACAGAAGACCGTCAAAAGAAACGGAGGCAGTTATTGTTGGTGCCTACTGA